The Cyprinus carpio isolate SPL01 chromosome A5, ASM1834038v1, whole genome shotgun sequence genome has a segment encoding these proteins:
- the LOC109066396 gene encoding serine/threonine-protein phosphatase PP1-gamma catalytic subunit B-like — protein sequence MADIDKLNIDSIIQRLLEVRGSKPGKNVQLQENEIRGLCLKSREIFLSQPILLELEAPLKVCGDIHGQYYDLLRLFEYGGYPPESNYLFLGDYVDRGKQSLETICLLLAYKIKYPENFFLLRGNHECASINRIYGFYDECRRRYNIKLWKTFTDCFNCLPIAAIVDEKIFCCHGGLSPDLQSMEQIRRIMRPTDVPDQGLLCDLLWSDPDKDVLGWGENDRGVSFTFGAEVVAKFLHKHDLDLICRAHQVVEDGYEFFAKRQLVTLFSAPNYCGEFDNAGAMMSVDETLMCSFQILKPAEKKKPNSSRPVTPPRNTVPKQAKK from the exons tgagAGGCTCGAAGCCTGGCAAGAACGTTCAGCTGCAGGAGAACGAGATCCGTGGATTGTGTCTGAAATCCCGCGAGATCTTCCTCAGCCAGCCCATCCTCCTGGAGCTGGAAGCGCCGCTGAAGGTCTGCG GCGATATCCACGGGCAGTACTACGACCTGCTCAGGCTCTTCGAGTACGGAGGATACCCCCCGGAGAGCAACTACCTGTTCCTGGGAGACTATGTGGACCGAGGGAAGCAgtctctggagaccatctgtctCCTGCTGGCCTACAAGATCAAATACCCGGAGAACTTCTTCCTGTTGAGGGGGAACCATGAGTGTGCCTCCATCAACCGCATCTACGGCTTCTACGATGAGT GCAGGAGACGCTACAACATCAAGCTCTGGAAGACGTTCACGGACTGCTTCAACTGTCTGCCCATCGCCGCCATCGTGGATGAGAAGATCTTCTGCTGTCATGGAG GTTTGTCTCCGGATCTGCAGTCCATGGAGCAGATCAGAAGGATCATGAGACCCACGGATGTCCCGGACCAGGGCCTCCTGTGTGACCTGCTGTGGTCCGACCCGGACAAGGACGTGCTGGGATGGGGCGAGAACGACCGAGGCGTGTCCTTCACCTTCGGAGCGGAAGTGGTGGCCAAGTTCCTTCACAAACACGACCTGGATCTGATCTGCAGGGCTCACCAG GTGGTGGAGGACGGATACGAGTTCTTCGCTAAGCGGCAGCTGGTGACCCTGTTCTCCGCACCGAACTACTGCGGAGAGTTTGATAACGCTGGAGCCATGATGAGCGTCGACGAGACCCTCATGTGCTCCTTCCAG ATTCTGAAGCCAGCCGAGAAGAAGAAACCAAACTCCAGTCGTCCAGTGACTCCGCCCAGGAACACGGTCCCCAAACAGGCCAAGAAATGA